Part of the Deltaproteobacteria bacterium genome is shown below.
AGCAACTTTTTCCATGAACGGATAAGTCATAACTACTACATAATCGTATGCTTTGATACTTTTTAGATAATTCTGCGCAAACCAAGCTTCGCTTTCAGGGTTAAGTAATACAGGGGCATAAATGGTGCGTGCTGATAATGCTAATGGGCGATTAGTACGAACGGTATTAATTAGTTCTTGTGTCCAATAAATTAATTGTTGGGTTTTAGCCGATGTCCATTGTTGCTGCTGTTTCAAATTTAGCTTGGGTATATGGTTTTCGCTTAGTTTTTGACCAATTATTTTGTTAAGAACATTTAAAGCCGCAGGATGATAGTCTTCATGATCTGATAGATAAGCATCATCTTGAAAAAGAATGCCGTCAATTTTCGCTGCATACGATAAATCGTTGTATAGAGTTTTCACCTTTTTTAATGCCTTTTCATCAAATGGTGACAATCGCAAATACTCAGTTTGCACGGGTCGAATTTTGTTATTTACTAATTCACGTACACGAGACTTAATAGTGAAATCACTATCCGGAAAAATAATTGCTAAGCTAGGCATCCAGGCGTAAACACGAATGCCACGTATTTGTAAAGCGCGCATTACAAAACTGAATAAATCGGCCTTCATTGGCAATACACTATTTGGAAAGTAAACTTCTGAGACTACACCATCTCCATCTTGATCAGAGAATGCCTGTAAATATACGCTGCTGGGTTTAATTGAGACTATGCGTTCAATAAAATTGTCGATATTTTGTTTTTGCTTGGCTGGATCTTGGTCATAAAGCAAATCTAGATCAGCATGAATGATACGTGTAGAAGTTTTTATTATCTGATGAGGGACAACACCTCCGGCCCAGAATTCTCGTGCAAACTGATCAATTGGAGTGTTCCCACTTAGCATATGTCGTGGTACTTCATATAAATGCTCAAGATCTCCTAATCCATCAAATAGAAATGCATCTGCATTAAAAATCATAGAAAACCCGAGACTTTTTGCTTGTTCAATAGCCATTTGGTTATATT
Proteins encoded:
- the pgaB gene encoding poly-beta-1,6-N-acetyl-D-glucosamine N-deacetylase PgaB — its product is MTKKLLSLSFTIFLAAITQTPAKASQSFISFCYHDIPLRATNGSGAVPINNFIQQIEYMRGNGAHFVSVDDILKAKSGEQPLPSHAVLLTFDDGCSSFRQNVLPILQTYRIPAVLAVVTSWVGTTLTADCENNTLLSWEDLQVIRDSGLIEIASHSHDMHKALTFNPQGSTAAAVISHQYLSNLNRYETLKEHQQRIKQDLSSSISMMQRKLAITPRVLVWPYGEYNQMAIEQAKSLGFSMIFNADAFLFDGLGDLEHLYEVPRHMLSGNTPIDQFAREFWAGGVVPHQIIKTSTRIIHADLDLLYDQDPAKQKQNIDNFIERIVSIKPSSVYLQAFSDQDGDGVVSEVYFPNSVLPMKADLFSFVMRALQIRGIRVYAWMPSLAIIFPDSDFTIKSRVRELVNNKIRPVQTEYLRLSPFDEKALKKVKTLYNDLSYAAKIDGILFQDDAYLSDHEDYHPAALNVLNKIIGQKLSENHIPKLNLKQQQQWTSAKTQQLIYWTQELINTVRTNRPLALSARTIYAPVLLNPESEAWFAQNYLKSIKAYDYVVVMTYPFMEKVAKPNKWIRQLVQIAQNTKDGIDKTVFKLQTVDWHNDKCINKNTIRKWMQTLISAGAHNIAYYPDNVFDDCPNQHAIHEYMSTETFPFKRNQR